The Cynocephalus volans isolate mCynVol1 chromosome 12, mCynVol1.pri, whole genome shotgun sequence sequence AGGGAGCCCTATCACTTGTTAGCAATTCCAAGTTTTAAGGCTTTTTCATGCAGTCAATAGTGACAATGCTTCTTCACAGGCCATATAAGACCCTGAAAAGGGTACTAGTGGAAGGAAACCAACATTTATTTAGACTTACTATGTGTTAGGTGTTATGCTAAGAGTTATTcatacattgtctcatttaatcctcaaacaatTCTTAGCAGGAAAATATTGTTAACTCCATTATACAAATGGGCAAATTAAGGCCCAGAGAGTTTCTGTGACTTGTCCAGAATCATACAACAGGTCTCCTGGGCTCCATAAGGCACTTGGGCCTTGCAGTAAGTtgatctgagtttgaatcctgactctacaACTTACTGCATgaatgactttgagcaagtcattCCCAAATTTGAGTCTCACTTTTCATGCCAGTAAAATGAGAAGCCTTTTCCAGAGTTAAAATCTCTTTGATGTTCAACCTGATTTTACAGTGGAAACAGTTAagcaaataaaagcaaacatttgAGCTGTCTGGCATACGATGCAGATTTGCTAAAAAGATTAAGGAAAGTTATTGCATGATCTTCTTTTAATTAATGTTCATAGCGTCCTCCTAAGTCAATAGGAAAGGTTGGGATTGGGCATAGATAAGATCCCTGTCTACATGTTGCTGAGAACTTGGGAAAATTAACACAAATTGTGTGGTGAATGAGTTAGTGCTGATGAGTGTGATACAGACTCCAGGAGATATACAGGAATCCAGAAGGATCCATAGGATCAGGAATTCTTGAGGAAGCTTCAAGAAGAAGTTGAGATGTGGGAGAATGTGTGGGTTGACGAGATGTGTGGAGAGAAGAGGCATCAGAAGCTGGGTGGACTGGGAAGATAGCAGATTCCACCCTAATGCTAGGCCACTCTGCATTTGATTTGTACAGACAAGCCCACAGGGTACGGCTCCAGCAGTCGGCGGGTGCCTCAGACAGGCATCGTGGACGAGTGCTGCTTCCGGAGCTGTGATCTGAGGAGGCTGGAGATGTACTGCGCACCCCTCAAGCCCACCAAGTCGGCCCGCTCTGTCCGTGCCCAGCGCCACACTGACATGCCCAAGACTCAGAAGGTAAGCCCACATGGATGGGATCAGCCATCCGCAAGCGGTTCTTCCTTATTCATGTGGGTGGTCCAAGCATAAATTCTGTCCCATAGTTTCCTGGCTTAGGGCTCACACAAAAAAGTCTCCATTTCCACCAAAGGGATGGATTACATGTCCGCATTGCTAAACCTCCTTCCACTGCTCTGGACAGTCTGATAGTGGGAAGATGGTGGAAAACAGTAATTAAACAGGGGCTTTGGTATCAGACAAAACTAAAGTCCTAGCTTTGTCATTCACCAGCTGAGAGCCCTTGGCCAAATAACATACCTATCCAACCCTGTTTCATCAGTAAAACTGGGATGATAATACTATCCACCGCATCAGTTTTTGTTGTCAAAATTAAGTAAGTTGGTGCATACACTTTAAGATGCTTTTCACATGCCTTCACAAAGCAACTGTTGGACCAGTGTTAATGTCTGTCATAACTGTAATTAATAACAAAGCATGTAGTCTTTATGTAGTCTTTCAAGTTCTGGGATTCTGCAattgtgcaaagaaaaaaaaaagactaatggGAACTATTTTAAAGTTCACATTCAGTGGCAaagataattaaagaaaaacattcagaatAGAAATTTCTGTTTGGCCATGAGAATGCCTAGAAATTTTTAACGATCAAAATCTGCAGGTGTCTTTTCCTAAAAGCTAGACTGTAAACAAACCTTAGAGATACCATCTATGCTATTAGAAGTACATAAAACATCTGATGCGCATTAGTCActtgataattttttgttgaatgagtgaatgaatgaatgtacagGTGGATATAAAGGATTAGCTAAAATTTTAGTCATTAAGTAGAAAGAGTGAGAACTAAAGAGACGGTGAaggacaaaaaagagaaagcaaggaaggtaagtacagaaagaaaaagctcTCATTTAGGTCTCCTTGGGGACTccgttaggaaaaaaaaaatgccaacatGTGGTTTTAATCTTTGGAGTCAAAACTAACATTGTGCAGAAGGCACAAGGTGAGAGACCAAGAAGTTCACAATGACACCTTTGCTGCTTCCTGGTCGTAAACCACAGCTGAGTCTGGAGGAGGACCACAGTGGCTCAGTAAAGATATGACCCAAGGGAGCCACCTGAGTGATGGAGGGGACTGGGAAGGACCTGGAACACACAGAACACAGTAGCCAGTGGTCAGTCAGAGAGCAAGGACCACAGAAGAAACTTTTAGGTGAACATGGCAAGAAAGTGTGCTTGAGAGGGCAAAGGCagatttattctttctcttccaagGTGACCCAGTGCCTCTCAGATTctagtggggagggggtgggtgtCAGAGGTGAGTCACAAAATTCTGGAATGTTGGGTCTTGTGACAGGTATAGAACACTCTCCTGAGCCAGTGCCATCTCCTACATTATATGGAGCCTGAGAATTCTAGCCTGACTCAAAGGCTCTGTTTCTGGGGACACTGTGGGAGCCACCTGTTCtcaatacaattatttttatgacGTTTACAGTATCTGCCCCCATCTACCAACAAGAAAACGAAGTctcagaggagaaggaaaggtgGGCCAAAGAAACATCCCTGAGGGGAAAAGAAGGAGGGGACGGAAGCCACTCGGCAGatcagaggaaagaaggaagaacaggAGGGAGACTGAAGCTAGACACTCTGAACACTGaggcaaaaagaggaaaatggagGAGAGAAGGACTAAGCAGACAGGGGCAAGGATGATGAGAGAGGAGCAGAGAGCAGTAAAGAAAAGCAGGAAATGCTGtagaggaaatgaagaaaaaaaagtaggcCCAATGGCACTAGATGGTGAATGTGACAGAAGTGGAAGTAACCTGGTTGCAGTGTGACCAATAAAcatggagaaatgaaaaagaaacacataatacCCAACAAAGTCCCAAGAAAGACCGTggcaagaatgaaaaaaagaataaaaattataaaagaggcAAACCATTCTCCTCCcccaaaaaacaattaaataagagtaaaagatttcagataaaaatCAAGGCTTTTacgcattttaaaaatttgtatgaaTCTGCTATAAGAGAATTGCCCATGTCAATATATTTTCAGAGTTAAATATTAGCCCAAAATTCTCAGCAAGACTGAATTGTGTCACAGAAGTTCCCAGATTTTCTTTCCAGCAATGTCATTGGAGGCTGCATTTCTTAGTCAAGTCCAGGGTTCAGGACAAAGAGCATCCAGTATTTGCCTATGGGCCTGTGAGGCCTGTGAGGTAACCTTTAGAGGTGATcactgaactttttttcttttttttgcactTTGGAATCAgatgtaaaatatgtttttatgtaaaaatatgtttttacatttttacatatttatgttttacattttttacatatttttacataaaaaatatgtttttatgtaaaatatgtttgctagggctgccataacaaagtaccacagactgggtggtttaaacagaaatttattttctcacaggtctggaggctggcaatccaaaatcaaggtatcagcccTTCTGAGGGCCATAGGGAAGGATCTGTCACAGGCCTCTCTCCTTAACTTGTAGATGGTCTTCTCCTTTCCCTATGCCTCTACACCATCTTCCCTCTGCACATGTCTCTTGTCCAAACACCCCCTTAGTATAAGGACATCATTCATATTGGATAAGGGATCATCCTAATGaacttattttaacttaattatctctgAAAAGACTCTGTCTTCAAACACAGTTATATTTTGAggtgctgggggttaggacttcaacatataaatttgggggaagggaaacaaaattcagtccataacagaagACTTCTGACATCTGACAGCCTTTCGATTACATCTCCtagaatcaatctctctctctctctctctctctctctctctctctctctctctctgttcccccctccctcttcctctccactTCTCATCCCCCAtcccatctcacacacacacagatctaGATTTTTAGATCTGAAATCCTATGAGTTTCTGCTCCATGAAAACACTAAGACTGCTTCATGTTAGGGCTGGAAGAGGACTCAAAAATCATTTGGTTCAATCCCCTTTATTTAAAAGACAAGGATATAGTAAGATCTGGAAATGAGTAAAGATATGCTTGGGTTCTAAGCTGTTCTCCTTCTGATCAGCAGATAATAGCACATAATCAAAGTGAGTCGACTAAGAATGAATTCCAAAAGGAAAAGGATGGGCAGAAATGGTCACATGAAGTCTCCCACTAATTTGATGTTTCTCCACCAGAAGGAAGGCAGTGACTGAGAGCAAGAATGCTGGATTTCTCTGAGGGTAAAGAAAAGCTTAGTAGAATCACAGAATTTAGGTCTTTGAGACCCTCTCCTTCAGTTCCCTTGATTTACTCAGTAGGATTAGGGTCTTCATAGTTAATAAAGCAAAAAGTCTCAAGATTATAAGGGCTGAGAGAGTGTGGAAGAGAGAAGTGTTCAGCCAAGCAAATAATGACACTTGGGGATAATAAGATGACCAAACATAGAAATGAAGCATTTCACCCAAGTAcctactttgaatatgtcattgtATAAAGGAATCTCCTTTTTGCCTGGTCCTTCATGCCCCTGGTATGCTTTCTAACTCCAGAAACACCCTTCCTCCATGGTTCACTGAAAACCTAGGATACTTTGAATATAATGGACATGCTcaatcaaggagaaaaaaagtccAATTACAAGTACGTCGAAGCCCTACATGGGAGCCAAGCCATGCTGCTGTTGCAAAGTGCATCCTGGCTTAccagaaaagacaaaagataggCTAACATGAGCCCATCTGGCCAGCTATCTTATTCAGGAGACACTGAGCTCTTCTGTTAAGACATCCATGCTTTGGGACGAGCCTTAGGCACAGGCCAATACCTACTTCAACCATCAACTGAGAGTAGCCTGTGAACACAGATGGCTCTTCAAGGGACCACAGTTCAGCAGAAGAATTAGGAATCCATGTCCTATGGAAAGAGTTGGGTAAAGTATAATTATGCCCAATCATAAACTTCATTCAAGAAGAACTAAagcaaaaaaaggaaggaaggaaggaaggaaggaaggaaggaaggaaggaaggaaggaaggaaggaaggaaggaaggaaggaaggaaggaaggaaggaaggaactacACCCAATCATAAACTTCATTCAACAAGAACTAaggcaaaaatagaaagaaaaaaagaggaaggaaagaagagagtaaTGGAACTCTTAGTTAAAGAATGTTTAACTTGGGCTGGTTggatagctcacttggttagagggtggtgttggtaacaccaaggtcaagggtttgggacctgtactggccagtcacaaaaaaaaccccaaaacaccaaAACATAAAAACACCCATATTCAGAATGTTTAACTCCCAAACTATGCATTAAAACACACTTCTTTTTGGAATGGGTTTCATCAACTCTAAAGCAGTCATCTTCAATGCCCATATGTGATTCCAGAATAATATGaactaagaaaacagaaagaatctATTATTGTCTTTCCATCTCCTCCTTTCTAGTATCAGTACCCAAGCACCTAGTAATACAtctggataggtggatggatgggtggatggatgtacAAATGAGTCATATAGGCAGATGAACAGTGGTAGACAGACCATAAAAATAAGTTGCACTGCTCAGATGCAATGATTCCTCTCATCCTATGTAGTATAGTGAGGCAAGTACAGAGTGCAAAGGAAAAGTAAAGGAGTTCTACTTACACAAGTCTTACATGTTTGGAATTTCCTTCTCTAGCCTAAATTGAAATCGTTCAAGAACCTACTGCTACAGGTGTCAAATGGCTAAGTACTTTATAGTAATATATCTGTATACCTATTACTCCCCTTAATGTTTTCTTCAAGTAGGTAGAGTATTAATCATCATTTAAAATTCCAATGTTTCCACTTCAACTATTTCTCTTAGGGAAAATTGATGATTGTGTGTAAAACTAATTGGAATATGTATAGAATCATGATCCTGAAATAAaattgttgaaaaatatttttatagagcATCTACAATGTGCAAACTTGAAGGAGAGTTAGAAGCATTGGAGAGGCCAAATTGTGGTCATTAAGAGTACATAATGTAGAGTCAAACTGTCTGGGGTTAAACCCTGGTTCtctcacttactagctgtatgaccttggcaAATCATGTAACAtaactgtgcctcagttttctcatctgtcaaaaaGGGTAAAACTGAATCTACCTCAAACGGTTGTTGTAAGGATTTAATgagagtgtatatatatatatatatatatatatatatat is a genomic window containing:
- the IGF1 gene encoding insulin-like growth factor I isoform X2, which encodes MGKISSLPTQLFKCCFCDFLKVKMRIMSSSHLFYLALCLLTFTSSATAGPETLCGAELVDALQFVCGDRGFYFNKPTGYGSSSRRVPQTGIVDECCFRSCDLRRLEMYCAPLKPTKSARSVRAQRHTDMPKTQKYLPPSTNKKTKSQRRRKGGPKKHP